In Osmerus mordax isolate fOsmMor3 chromosome 16, fOsmMor3.pri, whole genome shotgun sequence, the genomic stretch ATGTTGGATGCtagcctcctctcctactcctaacaaatctatctctttctctccctgaccctgtctttctgcttgagcagcactggttgaagcctGATAATATTGTAAACAATTTCTgcatatatgcaggtagcaacgcttgtgctaaatgactatttagctggtcggctccatgacgctggGTAAGTAGGGCTCGTAAGaatgctcaccaaaagaacgaaggggatcccacttgtctagcagattaagacatgttcgtaggtacctagcgaaaagttaCCTTAACTTTCCTAGACATTTAGCTacagtactaatgctgagggctcgctgatatcacAGTGTCGTTGCTAacatgtgctgacgttgtgacgttgtgactgtgtgtgtgtgagagagacgcgtgagtgagagagacggagggagagcagggaaaggaaatgcagctgaacgaatactctcgaatgtgttttaaatatcgttaaaaaaaaaataataataacgaaatgcaatatgtggcggccggtgttgaatctgtggcgcaccgccacaaattagtctatgtgtgggaaacactggatTTAGCAGGTACAGATATGGTAGATTTAGCAGATACAGATAGATGTAGTATAGGTATAGATTTTGCAGATACAGATATAGTATAGATGTAGTATTAGCAGATACAAAAAGATAGTAGCATAGATATATACAGAAAGATATTGTAAAGATGTCGGTAGACCAGATACAGATAGATATAGTGTAGACAGAAATCGTAAGGTTAAAGCAGATAGATATAGATCAAGGAGATCCAGGTTCAACAGAGATATAGCAGGTGTAGATAAAGGCCTGTGAGAGACATCAACAGGGTaaacagcagagagaagagCACCAGTAGAATCACTCAGTAGGAGAGCTTGGAGAGAGAAGATCCTGTTAGAGACTAGTACTCCacataggagagggagggaggagagggaaggaggagagagggagggagaaagagggagagagagggagaaagagggagagagggagtaagagtgagaaaagagagacagtgattaTAATCATCATGAACAGAACACACTGAAGACAGGACTGGTCAGCctagagacaggaggggagtaGAGTAAATCTACTGAGATTTGAAGTTACAGTTTCTCCTCCCTACAAACCAGCTACTTCTAAACCAAGAGACTGTCAGAGAAGAGGATCCTGCAGGAATGTGGATCAGCCTTGGTAGAGTCCTCTCACTGGCCCCAACTAGAAATctatacacctctctctctctctccccccccccccaccctcctcctcctcttcctccgggATGAgtcaccaggagagagaggaggtcccAGGGACAGGTTTGGAACGAGCCCCGGCTACAGGCTTGGTGATAATACCATCATGTGAGACCTACGCTGGCgatgtgaaggaggaggagggaaggagtaaAAGGAGGGAGTAAAGAGGGAgtataggagagggggagggagtagaggaggTTTCCGGGACAGGTCCGGGGTGGGCTGATACTGGGGTGATACTGACCTCCTCGTTGAGGTTGCTGGCCAGCAGGACTCCGCTGACTCCAGAGTGTCCAGACAGAGCCACCCTGCCTGCAGCTGCTGCCGCTGCCGCCGCCGCACTCAGGGGACTGATggtacctgggggagggagacatggggagggggggaggcatgggggaggggggagacatggggaagggggggagacatgggggagggggggaggcatgggggaggggggagacatgggggaggggggagacatgggggaggggggggtggagacatgggggagggggggatacatgggggaggggggagacatgggggaggggggggtggagacatgggggagcgggggtggagacatgggggagcgggggtggagacatgggggagcgggggggagacatgggggagacatgggggagcggggagacatgggggagggggggagagacatgggggagacAATAAATCATCATGAGTGTATTTCTAGGAAATCGTTTGAAGGGATCAACTGCTGAACGATTCTGATCTCTGGGTTTCACTGCCAGAACAGAGGCTCTTTCATGGCAGTTATCCAGAACTGAGCTTTCTACAAATATGTTtccccctgacacacaaacacacagagaggaaaccATGGTTACCTCcgccctgggagagagagagagaggatccgTAGGCTCCACCTCCAGAGTAGGGGCCCACCATGCCGGAGGGAGTAcctagagagagcagagaggtcagaggttaggGGTCAAGTTAAGAGATCAGACCTGGAAATATAGGAAGacacaaagagaaaaggaggagaggaccaagggagagagacctgaaaacacacaggagagaggggagagagacctgaaaacatacaggagagaggggagagacctgAAAAcatacaggagagaggggagagagagacctgaaaacacacaggagagaggggagagagagacctgaaaacacacaggagagaggggagagagacctgaaaacacacaggagtgaggggagagagacctgaaaacacacaggagagaggggagagagacctgaaacaggagagaggaagacagagagaggaggacagacagaggagagatgggagtggTGTCCTGACCCAGCAGGGAAGAGGAGTCCTTGCTGAGGCCAGCCATGTTGGGGTCTACGGGGGGCTGGCCGTCTCCCGCGGGCAGCTCTGGACGCGTGTAGTCACGACTCTTATCGTTGTTATACTTCACGTTCAGGTTGACCAGCTTAGAGAAGTCAATACGCAGCGTGCAGCAGGAGTTATAGATGTTCTGACCGTCTagagactgggaggagagggggagacagagggagagagagaaggggggggtgtAAATGACCACAACAGATTGTTGGAGAAGGCTTAAGAAGTAAAACAGGCATCTCTGGTCCTCACCAGAAAATACTATCTTAACTTCATATAAGTTAACCAGCCAGTAacagtctggtgtgtgtatgttagtagTAGGCAGTAACAgtccggtgtgtgtgttagtaccaGCTTGGCCTGCTGGGCGTTGACAGGCTCGCTGAACTGCAGCAGGGCCTGGAACTGGTTGTTCTTGGTGAAGGTGATGATCTTCATCACTGTGCCGAACTTGGAGAAGATCtgaacagcaggagaggaggggaggaggtaaagagaggaggggaggaggaggaggtaaagagaggaggggaggaggaggaggtaaagagaggaggggaggaggaggaggtaaagagaggaggggaggaggtaaagagaggaggggaggaggtaaagagaggaggaggaggtaaagagaggaggggaggaggtaaagagaggaggggaggaggaggaggtaaagagaggaggggaggaggaggaggtaaagagaggaggggaggaggaggaggtaaagagaggaggggaggaggtaaagagaggaggggaggaggtaaagagaggaggaggaggtaaagagaggaggggaggaggtaaagagaggaggggaggatgtaaagagaggaagggtggaggttaagagaggaggggaggaggtaaagagaggagatggagaggtggaggagagaagtgcACTTTAAGTTAAAAACATCCACCGAGTGTGGAGGTAGAGCCATGACAGTCTAACTAATtaactgtctcactgtctgcctgtgtcctaCCTGCTGCAGCACGTCCAGGGTGACGGGGTAGAACATGTTGTCTATGATTATCCTGAGGACAGGGCTGGGGGCGGGGGCCAGGCTGTCCAGGGCCCCGGGGTCAGAGCTAGGGGAGCCCCCCTCCTGCACCGCCGACACCGCCTGGAGCACCGCCTGGGCCCTctgaggggggcggaggaggggggcagaggagaaggggagagagtgagactatGTGAAGAACCAGTCATCATACAGTAAATTTTCTCTAGGGTTCAGACAGGTGTAACAGGTGTGTATGGACAGGTGGGACAGGTACAGTGGTGTATCCAGGTGCGTCTCACCTGGTTGAGGGCGCTGTCGGTCTTCAGCTCCTTGTGGTTGGAGAACTGGATGAACACGGGAACGTTCCGCACCTGAGGCGTGACGGCCGTGTAGTAGTTCACCATGGTAACGGCGGCCTCCTCGGTGCCCAGCTCCAAGAAGGCCTGGTTCTTCCCCTTCAGCATCAGGATGTTGGTGACCTTGCCGAAGGGCAGGCCCAGGGCGATGACCTCGGTCTCAGACACCTCGCTGGGGAGCTTGCGGATGTGGAGCACGCGGGAAGGGGGGCTCTCGGCAcgctcctccaccctcagcttCTTGCTGTCGCCGCCGTTGGCTGGGCGGAGGGACACAGACGTAAACggggaggcggggagagaggcacgttgtgtgtggttgggcaaggcaccctaTTAGGATTCTAaatagtttgtttgtctgtctgactagactgtctgtctgtcagggatggaaattagcaCCAGCCACCAGCCAAATGCAGGTGATTTTGTGTTGTGGCTGGTAAACTCATTTCACCTACCGGCCACCGTGGCGGGTAAATAAACTTATTACACGGCTGTTCTTAATGCTGTAGAATGCtccattcacttgaatggggCTTCCCAACGTTCAGCAGTCAATTATTTTTCGATAACAGACCGTTGCTATGTATAACTGACCGCTGTCAAAAGAAGTGGCCTTTTTGCCTCGGATTCACGTCTTTCGTAGCACTCCGCAAGTAGTCCGGTAACTTTTCAACTCCAGCGTACTCCCTTGCTTAGCGACGTCAGCTGATTTGAAGCCTAAAGAATGTTCAACGTCTATGAAGTTCAACGTCTTTGGCGAACTATTTCTCTGCTGATCAACACTACGAATGGTAACATATAAATTGTAATAAGACACACTGTGCtaagttttttggggggcaagtagccgtgtaataagcgggataatgcatAGAACGCCGTtgtcattatcgggaaaataagcccctTCAGAGCGAAGCTACAACCCTCCGCTTCGCGTCAGGGTGCTGTTTGCCCTGTCGTGGAAGAAGAACGCTCAGGAAAGCACCTCTGAAACTTCagaatctgattctgatgagcaggagtaaactgtactgggattggggaggatgggtggaagaatgttagtttgttgtttaatctgccctactcatttaatgaaatgtatatcaGTTCGTGGTTTGTGCatgtataaaagagaaagtgtcagtgtttcattgagactgagattaaataaactgcttaagtattgtagatcttgtagtattaattttcacatgcagttacacattgtcggttaaaaacaagaaagtggcTGGTAAAAACATTGAGTGGCCGGTggacaattttttttatttccatCCCTGCTGTCTGCCATCTACCTGTATATCCTCTCCGATACATGTTGCCAATGATGTGAGTCATAATTtagaaggacagagacagagagacagaaagagagagagaaaaagagagacagagactgacctGTAACAGAGTTGGGGCTGCTGCTGTAGAGGTTCAGTTCGTCTGAGCCTCTCTGAAAACAAACATCAGAAACAGAACATCACAATCTGAACCCGTGGAGCGCCACTAGAGCTCAATACTGTGAATACTAACATCGACGGTCAAACGGCACTTACCTTAACGCCAACTGCCACATCACTGTGAAATACGAAGAAATAAACTGGTCAATAAGAGTACCACATGCTGCACAATGCAGATGAAAATAAagagctagctagcacacacacattatgtacCCCGGCCTTCGTCACGCCTTCCTATATCCGAGCTAGAAGCGGGCTAAAAACGAATCTACTGTAGCTGGAGCGACGGAATTAAAAGCATGTTCGTCTATTTAGTATaagtagaagaaaaaaaaaaaaggtaagaacCACGCACATCAAGAATGTGCCaatgtgctaacattagctagttagctgatGATGGTCTAAATGAATGTACAGTAGCAGACAAAAGAACGAGACCCGCACAATCCATAACAAAGCTTCGAACAGGCGCCCGCTAGCTGGccaactagctagctatgtACAAACAAATACCTAAATTCTGTGAATTGTATCTGCTGCACTCGATTAAATCATGAACAATTTCCTAAATCACTGCCAAGTTAAAAATTCGAGTGAGTTTGACAATAATTTCACCCATATAATTAAAATGCTGGCGTGACAACTCGCTAGCTAGACAGCTAGCTAGACATTGCTACAAGATGGGAGTCCTGGACTCCAGTTTGGGTCACACTCTGCTAGCTTGTTAGCTTCAGTTAGCCGGCAGATTAATCAGTTATTTTAACACTTACCGACGCAGTTTAAGTATGTACACGCTATACATAGGTTAATGACACTAAAACACTTACCCGTCCATTTCCAGAGAGGTTATTTTTCACGATTTGTTTTTCTTAATTCCTTTACCGTAACAGCACGAGACACCACTGAGTAAAATGGTCGCAGAAGCTGTCAGATCCAAACAGTGACGTAGACACTCGAAGTCGTTTCCGCACGACGATTTGAATTTATTTctggtaaaataaaataaaagttttaATCGTACACTGAAAATGTAGCTACAAAATTAAGACAATTCAGAGCTTTTATGTGACAACATTTATGTTTCTTATCGAAAGGGAGATTTAATCAGTttgaacgttttttttttttcatttttgatGTGTTAATTTCACAAACGTTTCCAAAGCGTCTTAGAGGAGATTTAACACTTGCGATTTCTCGATCCGCATTCAAATgctttaccactgagctattAGCCTACCAAttccctttatttatttttataaatatttttttccgTTCATTAACGGTATCTTTGTCATACAGTAATTTGATGAAGAGAGCAGTTACACTCGTCAATTATTCTGTAGGCCTAGTATGCGTCATCAATAATGATTCTCAATCAAGAGgacagatggtgtgtgtgcgtgcgtgagtgtgtgtctgcctctgccAAGTTAGCAAAgatagattatgtgtgtgtgtactacggatggatgtgtctgtctgtctgtgtgtctgtatgtgtgtgtgtatgtttgatgatgatgatggcaaTAAGggcgaagtgtgtgtgtgtgtgtgtctgacaccatctccttctgctccttctGAGTCTAGTGGTTCTGTAATGTACTCTCCTGGTCAGAAGTGTCACTTTAAATGTCAGGTCATACCCTCTCATTTCCTATCAggttcatccacacacacaccaacgcacacacacacagtgagaaagAGCAGTTCCAGGCCATCTAGTTTAATGTGTCTAGTTGTGGCCTTTAGTTCCTGGTCTGGGCCTACATGCTTCAAAGGGACCATCACTGTGGCAacggagagggatggagggatgatgggatggatggagggatggtgggatggatggagagattaaTAGATTaagggatgaaaggatggaaagatggatggtgagatgaagatgaggagggatggatagGGACagatctcactctctcgctttctcttactctctctctctcgctctctctcactctctctcattaaACTGGATCAGGTTTTAGCAGGATCAAATATAAGTCTGGTCTCAATCACAATGGGTGCTGCTGCTATGAAAGGCTCAAATCTCACTCTATTAATCTCCCtcctcatttctctctttctctccctcccctcctctccttttttatctctctctcaccccccttctCAGCCTCTTGTTTAAGAGCAAGGAGCCAGGCTATCAGCTCAGGCAGCTTGTGTTCCcattcacatctctctctctctttctctctatgtctctctctctttgtcttcatcTGACTCTGCACCTCGTGAAAGCACCGTGACTCTTTAGAGAAGCAGCAATCAGATATGTCTCGCAGGCGAATCAATAGCTCGAGGACAGCGTGCGAGCTGCTCTGCCTCGCTGAAGAACGTGAACTGTGACAAGTGAAGTCGGTCGGAGTCTAGCAGACTGCCAGACCAAGGACGCTCTCTTTATTGGAGGGCTACTTGAACCTTTTCAGCCCACCGTTTTATCTGTTCACGAGTGGTGTGCTTCCAAAgaagttctcctctctctctcccacggtAAATCTTGTAATTTATTGGAATGGAAGGAGGGTAGGCGTAGGCTACGTGTGAAAATGTAGCTACAGCACATTTATCTCATGTTACCTATCTAGCAAGGTTTCGAGTTGTAAATTAAATAAGTTGACAGTTGACTAACTACTGAAGAGGTTAGGTGGGCATATCTCATTAAGAGAGAAAActaaaagggaaagagagtgggagagaatatttctttctttttttatagtttattgCCACGCTCTCACAGCAGGCCTACAAGCCTGAGTCGTGGGTGACCACATGTAAACAAGTTGATTTGCACTAAGGGGCGCGAGACTGGCAGTTTCCATGGAAACGCTCGGTGAGAATCCAGAGATGAAACACATCACTCGTTAACCTCTGACCTCGCGGAGCGCCGTGGCGGAGAAGTTAACGAGCACGGGAGAGTGGGCTACCCTCCGTACCCAGGAAGCAGGCCAGGCTAGAGTGAGTAGTTCAGCGACGCGACGGGGTCGGGAGGAAAGGCTACTCGGAGCAGCGAGgaatgtgtgtgcacgagatgtgctaaaacatttatagttctctagttgcacctccagtcatccgtccgtcaaactcctgaagtttgcggacgacaccacccttattgggctcatctctggtggagacgagtttgattataggtgggaagcggccaacctggtgacctggtgcagccagaacaacttagagctcaatgctcttaagacagtggagatggttgtggacttcaggaggaacacagccccactcacccccatcaccctgtgtgactccccagtcaacactgtggagtccttccgcttcctgggcactatcctctcccaggacctcaagtgggaactgaacatcagctccctcatcaagaaagcacaacagaggatgtacttccttcagcagctgaagaagttcaacctgccaaagacaatgatggtgcacttctactcagccatcattgagtccatcctcacctcctccatcaccgtctggtacgctgctgccactgccaaggacaagagcagactgcagcgtatcatccgtactgctgagaaggtgattggctgcaatctgcctaccctcgaggacctgcacacctcgaggaccctgaggcgagcgaggaagattgtggccgactcctcccaccctggacactccctgtttcagtcactcccctccggcagaaggctgcggtctatcaggaccaatacctcacgccacaaaaacagtttcttcccttccgctgttggcctcttcaacaaggccaagggaccacactgactcaaatgacttattgcttaaaacactctgcttttgcactgcaccacaacatggtatcttgtacatttgtattttttgtaatatttgtatttttatattgtaatttacggcaacttatattttattgtatatttaattctattctaatcccacttagtactgctagtttatgtacccttagtatagttagtccacatatttaaattttaggtatatgtttattgtatgcaccttcctgccaaagcaaattccttgtctgtgcaaactttcatggcgaataaatcccattctgattctgattccaaCACAGGCTACACATCTTTTTTATAATAGGCTAATGCTTGCGCACCTGTTCTTGTTTAATCGTAGGCTACGGGCTCGAGGAGGAGAGCCcacgtgtttttttgtttggagAAGCTGAAGAAGACTTTCCTCTCCTTGTCCTCGTCAGACAAATTCACAGTTAACTCCACGCCAATCACCCACATCTCAACAAAGCTGAATTTCAGCTGTGTATGATACTGTGTTGAAACCGGgttttttttatgtcttgatGTTACGGTCACGGACAGAAAACTGGAATTACTTTTTTCTGTCATTTATTAGGCCTAGCCTATAGCTAATGAAtagcaccccctcctcctcgtcaccAACGGTAAATCAACTTGACAGCGGACAACGGTAAATAGGCAAACATCTCTCCTTTAATTTCCTGCCTGGCCGTACTGGCTTCGTAAAGCTAGTCTGGGAACCATTTGTCTGTAGCCTATCCCGACCCGCAGGAGCAGCATTGGTCGTGCCTGCCCGCGGCTATCGGTGACAGCTACAAAAAGAAAGGGAACAGAGGCTGTTGTAACCGTTAATTGGGCGACGATGAGTCTGCGCTGCGCTTATCTATTCACCGGACTCTTCAGGACGGCTAAAGGCAACTCGGTTGACGGGGGCCGCATGTGACTGCGGCGGCGGTGTGATTGACAGCATGATTGACTGGAGGCTCCGGAGCTCCGGGTTATTGCCTCGAGCCTGCGGTCCGGTTCAGCAAACGGTTGGCAGACAGATCCATAGATAAGAGAGATGAGAAGTGCTGGTGATTCCCTTAGATAAGTTTGTGGAAACTTTACGATGGAAGTGTCAATAGGTTACTCTAATATTACGTAGGCCTACTGTTGAACGTAACTGGTTATTAAACAATGATCCATGGAGCTTATTGTAGCCTACGTCATTTTATATTCTATAGCCTATAAGATTGTAATTAGAACGTTCTGACTGACTATCGCCGGAAGTTGAGTTGGACGGTTAActttggggggaaaaaaaccctTTCCTTCATTTCAGGTCCACGCGCCTGGATAGCTCCTGCACACGGTATGAACTCAGATTGAGGGCTGCCTGACCTGCACACGTGGAAGCTGTAGTTACTGTAAGCGGTAGGCccatctgatacacacacacacacacacacagtgcctccGAGTCAATCTAGAGGAAGCAATCACTTCCAGTGAATGTAAAAGGTCACAGTGATGAGGGAATTAATCCAGGGATAGAGAGtgaaatcaacacacacatgtgcacataaATTACACACAacttctcaaacacacaagtgTCCCCAGTCAAAAGCGCTGTGATTCGAATCCTGTATCTTTGTTGGGGCTTCTATGAAGGATCGTGTTGGTAAACAATTAAGTATGACTTCCTGCTAGAGCTGTCCAATAGGATGCATTGAAAATActcccagagagggagagacccacTTAACCCCGGCCACAGAGGATGGAAGGATTGGTTCCACCTGGGGAGTGGGCAGGGGGGACACAGATAGACGTAACACAGCCTGATCCTACCAACCAGGCTGACCTTTACACCAGCCTCTGCAATTAAGGGATTAGCCACCAGCAGACAGATTAACTGGATTAAAGAGagaagcaggtggaggagaggggaaagaggaggtggggtgggagggtcaaagtagggggagtggaggatgaggaggggaggaagaggaggggtgggggggaggggggaaggagaggtgagggggaattACTGTATATAaaggtgagggaaagagaggagagagagatgaggtggagaaagagaggaggtgaggtggagaaagagaggaggtgaagtggagaaagagaggagatgaggtggagaaagagaggaggtgaggtggagaaagagaggaggtgaggtggagaaagagaggagatgaggtggagaaagagaggaggtgaggtggagaaagagaggagatgaggtggagaaagagaggaggtgaggtggagaaagagaggagatgaggtggagaaagagaggagatgaggtggagaaagagaggaggtgaggtggagaaagagaggaggtgaggtagagaaagagaggagatgaggtggagaaagagaggaggtgaggtggaaaaagagaggagatgaggtggagaaagagaggaggtgaggtggagaaagagagggacgacGACAAAGACATGGACCGAAGGATGAGAAGAAATACAGAAAGATAGACATGGAGGAAGAACAAAGAGAGATGACAGGAAGAAAAAccgagagggacagagaaagtaGGGTGGTGTCTGaatagagagggaagagagatgaggagagggatggagagagcagacaggGATCAAATCAATGCAGTCTCTTGGTGTTAGTCTTATCCTgccatctaccccccccccccccccccctctccccctcgatCGATCCCCTCTCGGAGCGACAGGCTGACCCTGGCCTTGGAAACCTGGAGGGTACTATCTCCTCAACACGACTGTAGACACACACCGTACTACACCTGcaccatattcacacacacacacgtatacatgtgagtgtgtgtgtgaagagggggCGTGCCTGCTGGAGGTAAGACAGCTTCATTAAGCTGCCAGTTTGAATCAGAAGTAACGATGTTTAGCTGCCAGCTTCAGAAGCTCTCGGTTCTGATCAAACATCTCCAGGCTCTGCCTGGTCTGGTGaccctaagacacacacacacactcctccagctgctccaggaGGGTCCTCTTGCTGAGGTTGTGCACCAACAGGCTTGATCTCAGGAGCAAATATCCCAAACAGCAGCTGTGTCTGAAGTAGAACGAGGGG encodes the following:
- the ptbp2b gene encoding polypyrimidine tract-binding protein 2b isoform X1, coding for MDGDVAVGVKRGSDELNLYSSSPNSVTANGGDSKKLRVEERAESPPSRVLHIRKLPSEVSETEVIALGLPFGKVTNILMLKGKNQAFLELGTEEAAVTMVNYYTAVTPQVRNVPVFIQFSNHKELKTDSALNQRAQAVLQAVSAVQEGGSPSSDPGALDSLAPAPSPVLRIIIDNMFYPVTLDVLQQIFSKFGTVMKIITFTKNNQFQALLQFSEPVNAQQAKLSLDGQNIYNSCCTLRIDFSKLVNLNVKYNNDKSRDYTRPELPAGDGQPPVDPNMAGLSKDSSSLLGTPSGMVGPYSGGGAYGSSLSLSQGGGTISPLSAAAAAAAAAGRVALSGHSGVSGVLLASNLNEEMITPHSLFTLFGVYGDVQRVKILYNKKDSALIQLADGNQAQLAMSHLNGQKMYGKIIRVTLSKHQTVALPRDGLDDQGLTKDFSNSPLHRFKKPGSKNFQNIFPPSSTLHLSNIPEDVTEEDISLLFSNAGGTVKAFKFFQDHKMALLQMSTVEEAIQGLIDLHNYDMGSNHHLKVSFSKSTI
- the ptbp2b gene encoding polypyrimidine tract-binding protein 2b isoform X2; the protein is MLKGKNQAFLELGTEEAAVTMVNYYTAVTPQVRNVPVFIQFSNHKELKTDSALNQRAQAVLQAVSAVQEGGSPSSDPGALDSLAPAPSPVLRIIIDNMFYPVTLDVLQQIFSKFGTVMKIITFTKNNQFQALLQFSEPVNAQQAKLSLDGQNIYNSCCTLRIDFSKLVNLNVKYNNDKSRDYTRPELPAGDGQPPVDPNMAGLSKDSSSLLGTPSGMVGPYSGGGAYGSSLSLSQGGGTISPLSAAAAAAAAAGRVALSGHSGVSGVLLASNLNEEMITPHSLFTLFGVYGDVQRVKILYNKKDSALIQLADGNQAQLAMSHLNGQKMYGKIIRVTLSKHQTVALPRDGLDDQGLTKDFSNSPLHRFKKPGSKNFQNIFPPSSTLHLSNIPEDVTEEDISLLFSNAGGTVKAFKFFQDHKMALLQMSTVEEAIQGLIDLHNYDMGSNHHLKVSFSKSTI